A single window of Nicotiana sylvestris chromosome 3, ASM39365v2, whole genome shotgun sequence DNA harbors:
- the LOC138887690 gene encoding uncharacterized protein: MVSETTSGIWTLFMDKASNMKGSGLGVVLIKPSEETLRPTIKTILLTNNEAEYEALIAGLELAWGLGSDVIEIKCDSKLVVNQVYGIFDMNEECMQQYVIKVQTLLTRFWEWSITHILREENVETYALSNLGSSIEMKGSDSGVVIQLMHLVLDVAGYCKVNITNLVWD, from the coding sequence ATGGTGTCGGAAACGACATCAGGAATTTGGACCTTGTTCATGGATAAAGCTTCCAATATGAAAGGTTCCGGGCTTGGGGTGGTCTTGATCAAGCCTTCGGAGGAAACCCTAAGGCCGACCATAAAAACTATTTtgctaactaacaatgaagccgagtatgaggctttgaTTGCAGGACTTGAACTGGCCTGGGGACTTGGCTCAGACGTCATAGAAATCAAATGTGATTCCAAGCTGGTAGTAAACCAAGTATATGGAATCTTCGACATGAATGAGGAATGCATGCAACAATATGTGATTAAAGTTCAAACTTTGCTTACACGATTCTGGGAGTGGTCGATCACACACATCCTGAGGGAAGAGAACGTAGAAACATATGCATTGTCCAATTTGGGGTCATCCATTGAGATGAAAGGGTCTGACTCTGGTGTTGTCATTCAACTCATGCATTTGGTACTGGATGTGGCCGGCTATTGTAAAGTGAATATAACCAACCTAGTTTGGGACTAG
- the LOC138887689 gene encoding secreted RxLR effector protein 161-like → MGSEFKMSMMGELNFFLGFQVEASKVIDTPIATSTHLDLDKSGSPVNQTMYRGIIGSLLYLTASRPDIVFSMRLYERFQSYPKEYHLKAAKRILRYLKGTQDLVLYYPSGESFDLIRYADADYVGYLVDRKSTFGMAHFLGSCLISWGTRKQNSMALSTAEVEYVVVAS, encoded by the coding sequence ATGGGGAGTGAATTCAAGATGAGTATGATGGGAGAACTGAATTTCTTCCTAGGATTTCAAGTGGAAGCATCAAAAGTCATCGACACTCCCATAGCCACATCCACCCATCTAGACTTGGATAAATCTGGTTCCCCTGTAAATCAGACCATGTATAGAGGGATCATAGGGTCACTCCTGTATCTCACTGCAAGCAGACCAGACATTGTTTTTAGCATGCGTCTCTATGAAAGGTTTCAATCATATCCAAAGGAATATCATCTGAAGGCTGCCAAGAGAATactaagatatctcaaaggaacgcAGGACCTGGTCCTTTATTATCCCTCAGGTGAGAGCTTTGATCTTATTAGATATGCTGACGCTGATTATGTAGGATATCTGgtggacaggaaaagcacttTTGGAATGGCACATTTTCTTGGCTCCTGCTTAATCTCATGGGGTACAAGGAAGCAGAACTCTATGGCACTCTCAACTGCAGAAGTTGAATATGTAGTAGTTGCCTCTTGA